From the genome of Acropora palmata chromosome 8, jaAcrPala1.3, whole genome shotgun sequence:
CACGCGAGACGTTTAAACTGCGAAAAATAAGAAACTAACGAGATACATTTTATCAATCTAAACAGATTTCAGTATCTGGTGTTACTCAATTGGCAATTGCTGtatttgcaaaaacaaaaacgttgCGGAACTGGTAAGttgtaaaacaatttatttctaGATCATCTTCAACTGCTTATAGATAAAAATCCAAAAGAAATCACGATTTTTGAGttaagaatttgaaaatggcagGAAGTAAAACCGTTTTTCAACAGCCAATCAAATATGGCCTTTTTTTGGATTCGACCAGAGTCTCTTTCCCGACTGCTGACCAAGGGAACGAtgactctgggaacgagattggcCCTAAGCTGTCGATGCAATATCTATTCCAGAGAATTCTCTTTGGCGCATGATTATAGGACGTGCGTAGACATAAAATCAGTGATATTATTCATCAATGGGCTGAACGGCCTGCTTTCAATAAATTACTGTTAAGTTAtaacttttattattttttatctttcccGCATTTAAAGCAAATTTGCTTTTACCCTGGAAACATTCATCGTGCTTAAAAAGGAATGGTGCACTAGTACAATTTTTCATCACTACAGAAACAGAAGTTTTTGTAGTTATGAGAGCAAACGGGGGCgtctttcagaaaaaaatatttcgaaTTTCGCTGCTTTTGGACTCAATGGTGAGCCACTCGTTCACACAATATAGTAATTGTTTGTCGATCAGATGTTGGCGCAAATACGTCTCCCAAAAACCGAACGCTTGAAATTATCCTGCGTGGCAGCTACGCAGGCTGCTTGAGATACGCATCGAATGATCCCAGGAAAACAGATTGCAATGATAGATCAATTTGGGAGCAGAAATGCCTTACATCCACAAAAGACTTTTAAATCCAGAACTTTCACTTAAAGTTGTGTTCTAGCTGTCTCCAAGGCGCATTTGTCTTTGTGCACAGGCCCAACTCCTTTCTCAATAGTTTCTCTAATTCAAACAAATGTTCCTCTTCAAAGTCGGGAACTTTCTCACGCATGAAATCAGCTAATCGAATCACATACTCAGCATTGTGCCCGGCGTGTCCTTCAGCAGATGCGATTTCAGTTACAAGTTGCTCCGGTGTTGCTGGTCCAAGGTAAAGTGGATTTTCCGGCTTGGCAATGTACACCATTACCACGAAGGTGTGTGAAGGTTTCTCGTTGCAGCTGAAACTCATCTGAAGAAGTTGATATCCACCCAaagaaatttctcgttcataAAGTTTCCCCAATGCACGCTCAACATTTTGTTTGGAGACTTTATAAGCAACACCCCAAACTTGACCCTGAAAGTCAAAAGATAGCAACAACTACAACGTTGgcaatgcaaaagaaaatgtcattaGAAAGTAAACAGTCACAACTCGATGCTCCCGTTTTGGTGGAAACTGTTTTGGTGTTATTTTGCCTAGCATCacatgaaagaaatgcactCAAACATTCCTCACGTGCTGTTTTGGTGACGTCAAGATTTACGATGGTGACGTCAACAATACTGCCACCGGATAAAAGCGTTTATTGAGCATGAGAAACACCCATATTGTAGAACAGGAACAACATGGGATTATAGAAAGGAATCAGCTAACTTACGTTTCCGTGGTGTTTACTATACAATCCCTTTTTAAACGGTTTCAAAGGGCGCGTGCAAACCATTTGCAAGTGGTTTTCCACGTGCTCTTTGAACTTTGAACTGACAATTCTAGATCAGTTCTTTTCTAAACACTATTCCCACCACGTGAGGCAGTGAAGGTTATTTTGAGGGAAGCGGGGATCAAGGAAAGAAATAGCAAACTATTTCTTTACTTGCACAAACCTCGTTCTTTACGCTATGAATGGAAAACTTTATCTCCCCCAGTCAAGTGAACAGTCTCGTCAAAGATTGAACAGCCCGAGAAGGGACAAAATGTCCACCCCATTGTACTCAACACAGATTCATCACCTTATTTTGTAAGCGTACAAAACtactgcaaataaaatttctacAAGTGCAATGTACGAATATAGGAGACTCTCAAGTAGAATTGTGAACGTAAATCTGAAAGTAATGACAAACATTGCTCTTTGAACtacttttatttaaaattccCCAAAAATGCAGGCAATCCACTAATTTCACAAGTCGATAATAAACTTCAtgtcttcacacgtgaagataacatgttatcttcacacgtgaagagatcaccgtcgttatgCTTACATTataaatcgcgcctttgaaagcaagctgatttggtatttcactggtgtttatataataaatagaATATTACATACTGGCTTAtggatattaattttatcttctcgtgttcaactcgatatctcaatCGTTCGTTGCGCtaactcgtgagatatcgcgTTGgccactcgaagataaaattcatatccacgcgcgggcatgtaatatcctctatatcTTTCGCAGCATCTCACTTTCTCTTAGAAACTACTAGTACTAACTATACTTTAACACTGTCTCGATACCGATATCGTTT
Proteins encoded in this window:
- the LOC141890628 gene encoding putative glutathione-specific gamma-glutamylcyclotransferase 2 codes for the protein MIENSNSQTENSEDPPKNVWIFGYGSLIWKPDFEFEDCVVGHIQGFVRRFWQGSTWHRGNAKKPGRVATLVEDKQGQVWGVAYKVSKQNVERALGKLYEREISLGGYQLLQMSFSCNEKPSHTFVVMVYIAKPENPLYLGPATPEQLVTEIASAEGHAGHNAEYVIRLADFMREKVPDFEEEHLFELEKLLRKELGLCTKTNAPWRQLEHNFK